TTAGGCGGGACAGTTTTTGAACAACCGGTAGGTGAGGACCGGTGCCAGCAGTTGACAGTGGACCGCCCAGAAGGGGTCCTGACCGGCTGGGAACGGGAGGAACGGGGTTGGTTTCGCTCCGGGGCGCGAGTGGTAGCACCGCCGCCGGGCTTTTCGGTGTTGGCCCACACCGCCGCTCTACCGGTGGCTGTGATGGCGGATCTTGAGCGGCACTTGTACGGAGTGGGGTTTCAGCCTCAGGTGGCCGCTACGGCCAAAGGTGTGCTGCTGCTGCGCGCGTTCCTGTTTGATATTTGTCGTCTAAGCGGCCAGTGGAACATGGGAACCTTTGCCGAAGAAGCCATGGCCGCGATTCGCACCCAGGTGGGGACGGGGCAGGTAATATGCGGTTTAAGTGGTGGGGTCGATTCGTCGGTGGCTGCCACTTTGGTCCACCGGGCAGTAGGCGATCAGCTTACCAGTATTTTTGTCGATCATGGATTGATGCGTCAAGACGAGCCGGAACAGGTAATGTCTACTTTTCGGCAGCGCGGGTTCAAACTGATTTACGTGGATGCGCGTCAGCGTTTTCTAACCCGGCTGGCCCAGGTCTCCGACCCGGAGAAAAAGCGCAAAATAATCGGGGAAGAATTCATTCGCGTGTTCGAACAAGAAGCGGAGCGCCTGGGCCAAGTAGATTTTTTGGTCCAGGGAACGGTTTATCCCGATGTGATCGAAAGCGGCAGCGGTTCGGCTGTAAGGGTGAAGTCCCACCACAATGTGGGTGGGCTGCCGGAAAAGATGGATCTTAAGCTAATCGAACCTTTGCGCTTTTTGTTCAAGGACGAGGTGCGCCGGCTGGGCGAGGAGCTGGGGTTGCCGGCAGAGATGGTCTGGCGTCATCCTTTCCCCGGTCCTGGTTTAGCAGTCCGCGTATTAGGGGAAGTGACAGCGGAAAAACTGGCTATTTTACGGGCAGCCGATGCCATTGTTATCGAGGAGATCAAAGCGGCTGGGTTGTACCGAAAACTGTGGCAAGTTTTTGCCGTATTGCCTGATATCAAAAGCGTGGGTGTAACCCACGGTGCACGCACCTATGCTTATACCGTCGGTATTCGGGCGGTAGAGAGCACCGATGCCATGACAGCCCAGTGGGCCGAGCTGCCGTACGAAGTGCTGGATAAAATAGCGCAGCGCCTAACTAGTGAAGTGCCTCATGTTAACCGGGTGGTGTATGATATTACTTCCAAGCCACCGGCCACTATTGAGTGGGAATAAAAAAGCTCCCCTGAGGTGGGAATACTGACCCACAAATCAGTACCGTCTTGAGAATCCTTCGCCCCCTAGGTAAGACATTGGCTGTCTGTAGTACCTTTGGACGGTGATTCAGGTATAGCCACCATGAAAAGGACTTAGTTTACCCGCGTAGTGAACAGCAACAGCAGCCAAGTGGTAAGAGGATACTTTAACATTGGCTATGACTAGGCGAACGTTATTACGGAAAACGGTGATAATGTTCGCTTTTTGTATTGACAAAGGCAGGTAGCCTTGCTATCATGGACATGGAATGAAATAGCAAAATAGGGATACCTCAGGCAGTGCGGAATCGGCGGCTGTGTAGAGCCGGCGTAACCTAAATATGCGTGAGGGAAAGTGTGCCTAGGGTTCCGCGCACATACGGTCTGGACCAAGTGGCACAGGCGCTGTAGCGCTACACCGAAGGGGGAAAAGCCCAGGCGGGGAGGTTTCACTCAGCAAAAGAAACCACCCGGCTGGCTGTTTTATTTTATGGGTAGTGCTGAAACTGTGATGTTGTAACCTATGGTAGGAGAGACTAGGTGAGGGAGGAATATTCATGGACAAAGAGCCTCAAGTGGGCATCGTTTTAGGCAGTGCGTCCGATGGTGCTTTAGGTCAGGAAATTACAAAAGTCTTGACTTCTTTTGAGGTGTCGTTTGAGCTGGTGGTGGCTTCGGCCCACCGTACACCCCAAAAGGCTTCTTTGTACGCTAAGGAAGCAGCCGGACGGGGGATAAAGGTACTTATTGCTGTTGCCGGTTTGGCGGCCCATCTGCCGGGAGTACTGGCGGCGGATACCGTACTTCCTGTTATTGGGGTGCCGGCGGCAGGAGGGACTTTGGGCGGGCTGGATGCCCTGCTGTCCATAGCCCAGATGCCGGGAGGCATTCCCGTAGCTTCTGTTGGTATCAACAATGGTAAGAACGCGGCCCTGCTGGCAGTGGCTATTTTGGCTCTCTCCAGCCAAAGCCTGGCTCAGCGGTTACAGGCGTATCGCCAGGAACTGGCAGCCCAGGTAGAGGTGGGGGAGCAGGAAGTATTGCGGGAATTGTGATCTTAGGTCAAATGTTTCCCACCATAATGCTGTTCATTTGCTTACCGGTCTTTTGCTCGCTTTTGTGAAGTCCACAAAGCAGGATAAGGTCAGTGAGTAAGTGAAGGGGCTAGGTGTCGTGTAGTTGTCTGGTTGTATGGCCATCCTGAAAGCGGGGCTAAGCCCTCGATCAAAAGAGCGCAGACCAGTGAGGACAGGGCGGAGCGGCTGTTTCCCACCTTACAGGGTGTACAGGGAGCGAAGCGAGTTGCCCGAAGCCCCCGAGCGAGCCAAGCTCCGTCGTTCTGGGGGGCGCCGCGGAGCGTAAGGATAACCTGTAACCGGATCAACCATGAAAAAAAGGGGGTTTTTCTGATGGTGGATTACAAAAGCATGGGGCTTTCCGACGAAGAATATTCAAAGATCGTAAAGCTCATGGGGCGGGAGCCCAATGAGACCGAGACCGGAATCTTTGCTGTCATGTGGTCCGAACACTGCGGCTATAAGAATTCACGTCCGCTGCTCAAACTATTTCCCACCGAGGGTAAATATGTCCTTCAGGGGCCGGGCGAAAATGCCGGAGTAGTGGATATTGGCGACGGACAAGCAGCGGTATTTAAGATCGAGAGCCACAATCACCCGTCGGCAGTGGAACCGTATGAAGGAGCGGCCACCGGCGTGGGCGGCATTGTGCGTGACGTGTTTGCTATGGGTGCCCGTCCGATAGCGTCTATTAATTCTTTGCGCTTTGGCGAGCTTAACGATAATCACACCCGCTGGATATTTGATGGGGTGGTGGACGGCATTGCCGGCTATGGTAATACCCTGGGCGTGCCTACAGTAGCCGGGGAAGTGTATTTTAGCCCTTCCTACCAGGGTAACCCACTGGTAAACGCCATGGTGGTGGGACTTTTAACCGGTGATCCGGCTAAAGGGTTAGCAGCCGGCGTAGGTAACAAGGTGCTCCTGGCCGGTGGCAAAACAGGGCGCGACGGTGTTCATGGGGCCACTTTTGCTTCCGGGGAGTTGGACGAAAAGTTGGAGGAACGGCGAGAGGCTATTCCGGCCGGTAACCCGGAGCTGGAAAAACGCCTCATCGAGGCTTGTCTGGAAGCACTGGCTGCCGGGCACGTGGTGGGTATGCAGGATCTGGGTGCAGCCGGCCTTACTTCTTCCAGTGCCGAGATGGCGTCACGGGCCGGCACGGGCATGGAGATGGATCTTTCATTGGTTCCGGTCAAAGAAGAAGGCCTTACCCCGTACGAAATGATGCTGTCGGAATCGCAAGAACGCATGCTGCTGGTAGTTGAGCAGGGTTACGAAGAAGAAGTGCGGCAAATTTTCACCCGCTGGGATATCGAATCGGTCTATATTGGACAAGTAACAGACGATGGCCTCCTTAGAGTCTACCATGACGGGGAGATTGCCGCCGAAGTGCCGACAAAATATCTCACCGAAGAAGTGCCCACGTACGTACGCCAAGGTCAGATGCCCGGTTATCTCAAGGAGGAACAGTCTTTCGATTGGAGCACTCTGCCGGAGCCCGCTGACTACAACGAAGCTTTGCTTAAGCTGATGTCGTCAGGGAATATCTGTAGCCGTAAATATATCTGGGAAAAGTTCGATATTGAGGCCCAGGGCAACACAGTAGTGGGACCGGGTTCGGATGCTGCGGTGCTTCAAGTGGAAGGAACGAACAAGGGCTTGGCCATAACCGTGGATGGCAACGGACGATATACGTACCTAGATCCCTACACCGGCGGTATGATCGCTGTAGCCGAAGCAGCCCGTAACTTGGCTGTTACCGGAGCCGAACCCTTGGGATTGACCGATGGCCTCAACTTTGGCAACCCGGAAAAGCCGGAGGTATATTGGCAGCTACAAAAGGCCATTGAGGGCATGGCAGCCGCTTGCCGGGCGCTGGAGATTCCAGTGGTAGGCGGAAATGTGAGCCTATACAACGAGATCGAAGGCCAGGCCATTTTCCCCACCCCTATAGTCGGTATGGTGGGCTTGCTGCCGGATGTGTCCAAACACGCGCGGCAGGGATTTCGAGCGGCCGGGGATCTAATTGTGCTGCTGGGCAGTACAGAGGATGAACTAGGTGGCAGCGAGTATCTGTATGCGCTGCACAATCTGGAAACGGGACGTCCGCCGCACCTGGATTTGGACCGCGAACTTCGGATTCAGAGCTTATGCCGCCAGGCTATAGCCCGGGGACTGTTGGCTTCGGCCCACGATGTTTCCGACGGCGGGCTGGTGGTAGCTATAGCCGAAAGCTGCCTGACTGGGAAAAACGGTCCCCTAGGTGCCACAGTCAAGGTAGACCTTGGCAGCTTGCGCCGAGACAGTGCCTACTTCGGTGAGACTCAATCCAGGGTTGTGGTGTCAGTAGCACCGGATAAACTTACGGCCCTGGAGAACCTCACCGCTGACTTTGGCGTACCCTATACTGTTTTGGGTAAAACCGGTGGCGATCACTTTACAGTGGACGATGTTATCTCGCTGCCGTTAACAAAACTGCAGCAGGCTTGGGAGGGGACATTTTAATGCCGCCACTTAAAGTTAGGGAAAAGTGCGGCGTGTTCGGTATTTATGCTCCGGGCGAAGACGTGGGGCGGTTAACTTACATGGGGCTGTTTGCTCTGCAGCATCGCGGGCAAGAAAGTGCCGGTATAGCTATCACGGACGGTCGAACCATTGTATTGGAGAAAGACCGAGGCTTGGTGGCCGAAGTGTTCACTCCCGAACGGCAGCAACGTCTCCATGGCAAGTTAGCTATCGGCCATGTGTTGTACGGCAATACCGATACCCAAAGTAACGTGGAAAATGCTGAACCTCTGGCGGTAATGTCCCGCCGGGGTTCCTTGGCTTTGGCCCATAACGGAGAAATTACCAATGCCGATGCCCTAAGAGCTGAACTCAGTCGTCGTGGCTATCTGTTTCGTACCGACAGTGATATCGAAGTTATCGCCAGTCTCGTTGCTCAAGCGGAAGATCCGGACTTAACCTCGGCCCTTATATCTACCCTCAGAAAACTAAACGGTGCTTATGCCTTGGTGGTGCTAACTCCCGATCGTATTATGGGTATTCGCGACCCGCACGGCATTCGCCCGCTGTCTTTGGGCCGGTTCGACGGCGGTTATGTCTTGGCCTCAGAAACGTGTGCCTTCGATACCGTTGGTGCCCAGTTTATCCGACCGGTAGAGCCGGGTGAATTGGTGACCATAGGACCGGACGGTATTTCGTCCCAGCGTTTTGCTCCCGGTGAAAAAGCGGTCTGCACCTTTGAGTATATCTATTTTGCCCGCCCCGACAGTCTGATCGAAGGGATCGGTGTTCATGGCGCCCGCCGGCGGGCCGGCCGGATTTTGGCCTCTGAACACCCGGCCAAGGCCGATATGGTTATTTCTGTACCCGACTCGGGCACATCGGCAGCTTTGGGTTATGCGGAGGCAGCCGGAATTCCCCTGGATGCAGGGTTGATCAAGAACCGCTATGTGGGGCGGACGTTCATAAAACCGAGCCAGAAGGACCGGGAATTTGCTGTGCAGCTAAAGCTCAGTCCTTTGCAGGAGGTATTGGCCGGAAAGAGTGTGGTAATGGTAGACGATTCCATTGTCCGCGGAACCACCTGTGGGCGGTTGGTCCGAATGCTGAAGAAGGCCGGGGTGAAGAACGTGCATGTACGAGTAGCCTCGCCACCGGTAATCAGCCCCTGTTACTACGGTATTGACACCCCTTACCGCCAAGAGTTGGTGGCCGCGCAGTTGACGATTGAGGCTATTCGGACTAACATCGGTGCTGACTCGTTGGGTTTCCTCAGTACAGAGGGGCTAAAAAACGCTATCGGACTTCCGGATGATCCTTATTGCATGGCCTGTTTCAGCGGTCATTACCCCGCCGGTCGACCGGACAAGGAAGAGGAGGAATAACAGGATGCCGACAGAAAGCTGGAGCTATGCCAAGGCCGGTGTAGACATCAATGCCGGCAACGAAGCCGTACGACGAATCAAACCCTTGGTACAGGGGACCATGAGGCCGGAGGTACTGTCCGGTATCGGCGGCTTTGCCGGCTTGTTTGCCTTGGCCGAGGGAAAATACCGCCGGCCGGTGCTAGTGTCAGGTTGTGACGGTGTGGGTACCAAGCTAAAAGTTGCCTTTGCTGTAGATAAGCACGACACGGTCGGCATAGATTGTGTGGCTATGTGTGTAAACGACATCTTAGTTCTAGGGGCCGAACCTCTGTTTTTCCTGGATTACCTAGCGGTAGGGCGCTTAATGCCGGAACAAGTGGAGCAGGTAGTACGCGGTGTGGCCGAAGGTTGCCGGCAAGCCGGCTGTGCGCTGCTCGGTGGAGAGACGGCGGAGATGCCGGGGTTTTATCCAGCGGGCGAATACGATCTGGCCGGGTTTGCTGTCGGCGTAGTGGAAAAAGACAGCATCATCGATGGCCGCACCGTGGTTCCCGGAGATGTTATCTTAGGACTCGGTTCCAACGGACTGCACAGCAATGGGTTTTCACTGGTGCGCAAGGTGCTGTTAGAAGAATCCCAGTTGAATCTGGCTTGTTCTGCAGATGACTTCAGACACTCGTTGGGGGAAGAGCTGCTGGAGCCCACCCGGATCTATGTACCATCTATTCTTGGTTTATTACCGCAGGTTTCTGTGAAGGGCATGGCTCATATCACCGGCGGCGGGTTAGTGGAAAATGTGGTCCGAGTGCTGCCGGCAGGGACCAAAGCGGTGATTAAGGCCGGCAGTTGGCCAGTACCACCTATATTTAACCTTATTCGTGAACAGGGTCAGGTGGCAGAGGCGGAGATGGCGCGCACGTTTAACTTAGGAGTTGGGTTCGTGGTTATTGTTGCTGCTGCTGATGCCGCTCGGGCGACCGAGATCCTGGCCGGTACAGGAGAAAAAGTCTATACCGTAGGCAGGGTGACAGCCGGTGATCCGGCGGTAGAGATAGGAGGGAGCATTTTCTCATGAAATCGGGCTTAGCAGTGTTAGCTTCCGGGCGCGGCACGAACCTTCAGGCCATCATCGATGCCTGGGAGCACGGTACTCTACCGGTAGACATTGTCGGTGTGCTCAGCAACAATCCAACAGCCCAAGCTCTTGATCGAGCCCGATCCTGTGGCATTCCCACAGCGGTGCTTCGGCTTAAAGACTACCCCGATCGGCGCTCCTATGGGGAAGCGTTAGTTAAGCAGCTACAAGATTGGCAGACGGACCTAGTGGCCTTGGCCGGCTTTATGCTGCTGCTCGACCCAGTGGTTATTGAAGCGTTTCCTCATCGAATCCTCAATATCCATCCGGCCCTGCTACCGTCGTTTAAGGGCATTAACGCCCAGCAGCAGGCGCTGGACTATGGGGTACGTGTCACCGGTTGCACTGTTCATCTTGTGGATGAGGACATGGATACCGGGCCGATAATATTACAAGCAGCAGTCCCGGTACTGCCAAACGATACCGAAGAAACTCTGGCGGCGCGCATTCTGACCGAAGAACATCGCCTTTATCCCGAAGCCATTCGGTTGCTGGCCGCCGGCAGGATAAAGGTTTGTGGCCGCAAAGTACGGATTTTGGCTAAAGGAGAAGATAACATTGATCAAAATTAACAGGGCTTTGTTGTCGGTATCGGACAAGAGCGGGCTAATTGAGTTGGCCCAAGGGTTGGTTCAAGCTGGGGTCGAGATCATATCTTCAGGAGGAACAGCCAAGGCGTTGGCCGAGGCCAGACTACCGGTGCGGCGGGTAGAAGAGATTACCGGCTTTCCCGAAATCTTGGACGGTCGGGTCAAGACCTTACATCCGGCGATTCATGCTGGGATACTGGCCCGACGCGACGTGCCGGAACATATGGCCAAGTTACAGGAACTGGGCCTTGCTCCCATAGACCTGGTGGTGGTTAACCTGTATCCCTTTGCCGCTACCATTTCCCGGCCCGATGTAACGCTGGCCGAGGCGGTGGAAAACATCGATATCGGTGGACCGACGCTGATCCGAGCTGCAGCCAAGAACCATCAAGGTGTAGCAGTGGTGGTTAATCCGGACCGCTATGGTGACATATTGGCCGAACTTAAGGCCGAAGGCGGTATTAGCGCTGAGACGGCTTATGGGCTGGCGGCGGAAGCTTTTGCCCATACCGCTCAGTATGACACTGTAATTGCCGGCTACTTAGGAAAACAAGAACAGGCTTTTCCGGACAACCTGCATTTGGCTTACATTAAGGCCCTGGATCTTCGCTACGGCGAGAATCCTCATCAAAAAGCAGCGCTGTATGTGGAGCCGGGCAAAAGTTGCGGGATCCCCGGGGCCAAGAAACTGCACGGCAAGGATCTATCCTTTAACAATATTAACGATGCTAACGGTGCTTGGGAACTGGTACAACAGTTTACGGCTCCTTGTGCCGTCGGGGTCAAACATAGCAATCCTTGTGGTGTAGGGGTGGCCGCTGATCTTTTAACTGCTTGGCAAAAAGCATACGATGGTGACCCGGTATCTATTTTCGGTGGGATTGTGGCTTTTAACCAGACGGTAACAGCCGAGGTGGTGGCAGAACTCAACAAGATTTTCTTAGAAGTGGTCATTGCTCCTGACTACGCGCCCGAGGCCTTGGACCTTCTTAAAACAAAGAAAAACCGCATTGTGCTACAGGCCGTACCGGGCGGCCAAGGTCGCGAGCGGGATCTGAAAAAGGTTCGCGGCGGTCTGTTGGCACAAGAACTAGACCAACAAGATTACGCTCCAGACGATTTGAAAGTGGTCACCAAACGGACCCCGACGGCTAAAGAAATGAAGGATCTGAAGTTTGCCTGGAAAGTGGTTAAGTATGTAAAATCCAACGCTATTGTCTTGGCTAAGGACGAGCAAATCATCGGAGTGGGAGCGGGCCAGATGAACCGTGTGGGAGCAGTGGATATTTCGGCTCGTCAAGCGGGGCCGAAAGCCCAGGGCGCTGTCATGGCCTCCGATGCCTTTTTCCCCATGCCCGATTCAGTGGCGAGAGCGGCTGAGGCCGGCGTTACAGCTATTATTCAGCCAGGCGGATCGGTGCGCGACGAAGATTCTATCCGAGCGGCAGACGAAGCCGGTATAGCCATGGTGTTTACCGGGATGAGGCATTTTAGGCACTAGAGTGGACCTAGTTGGCGTGGGAACAGGCTAGTTGATACGAGGAGGGTGTTACGCTGTGAAAATTCTGATAGTGGGCGGTGGCGGGCGCGAACATACGCTGGCCTGGAAACTGGCGCAGAGCCCACGGGTGAAGCGGGCATTTGTAGCGCCGGGTAATGCCGGTACACGTCAGGTAGCAGAGAATGTGCCCATTGTAGCTACAGATATAGAAGGGCTAGCCAATTGGGCCGAAGAGCAAAGGATTGATCTTACAGTGGTAGGGCCGGAGGCACCGCTTACCGCCGGGTTGGTAGATGCTTTCACAGCCCGAGGGCTGAAGGCGTTTGGCCCTACGCGCGAAGCGGCAGCTATCGAGGGGAGCAAGGTTTTCAGTAAGAACCTGATGCAAAAGTATAACATTCCCACTGCAGCCTATGCTGTGTTTACGGAACCGGACAAGGCTAAAGACTACGTACGGCAAAAAGAGCTGCCGGTGGTACTTAAGGCCGATGGACTGGCGGCCGGAAAAGGTGTGGTGATAGCCCAGAACCAAGACGAGGCCATGAAAGCGGTGGAAGATATATTGGAGGCCGGTGTCTTTGGCGCTGCCGGCAATCGGTTGGTGGTGGAGGAATTTCTCCAGGGGGAAGAAGTAACAGTTCTGGCTTTTTGTGACGGGGAGCATGTTCTACCCCTGGCGTCTTCACAGGATCATAAGCGCATTTTCGATGGAGATAAGGGGCCGAACACCGGCGGGATGGGTGCCTATTCGCCGGTGCCAGCCTTAACGTCGGCCCTGGCTGCGGAAGTGGAAAAGACGATTCTAAAACCCACCGTCCAAGCCATGGCCGCCGAGGGCCACCCCTTTAGCGGAATATTGTATGCCGGACTCATGCTCACGGCAGACGGGCCAAAGGTATTGGAATTTAACGCTCGCTTTGGTGATCCTGAAGCCCAGGCGGTGATACCGCGTCTTTGTACGGATCTGGTCGGTGTGATCGAAGCGGCCCTACAGGGTCAGCTGGATAAAGTACAGCTTAGTTGGCGTCCGGAAGCGGCTCTCACAGTGGTGTTGGCATCGGCGGGTTATCCGGGCCCATATGAAACCGGAGGCCCAATTTCAGGTTTAGAAGAAGCGGCGAAACTGCAGGGCATCTATGTTTTTCATGCCGGAACGGCTGTTGCCGGGGGTAAGGTAGTCACAGCCGGCGGCCGGGTGTTGGCTGTTACCGCTTTGGGAGCGGACCTTGGTGTGGCCCAACAGCGAGCCTATCAGGCGGTGGAGCAGATCAAGTTCGAAGGGTGCCATTTCCGCCGGGACATTGGATGGCGAGCTCTTAGCCGATAAGACAAGAAATTGAACGCCCAGGGCAGAAGAATGCAGAGGAAACGAGATAACTAACAACGAATTCAAATGTGAGGATCTACAAGGTATTTTGACTACCAGTAGCGAATGTAAAGACTATATGCCGAATGATGCTAGAGTTACTAGTGTCGGAGAACTACGAGAGAGGTGTTTGCAAACATGCTGTCGGACATTGAGATTGCCCAAGGGGCAAAACTGAGGCCCATTACGGAGGTGGCATCCTCCCTCGGTCTCGGGGAGGAAGATCTGGAGTTGTATGGGCGCTATAAGGCTAAGATAAGCCCAGCGGTTTGGGAGCGGGTTAAGGATCAACCGGACGGAAAACTGGTTCTGGTCACGGCTATCAACCCGACCCCTGCTGGAGAAGGAAAGACCACTGTTTCAGTTGGCTTAGCCGATGCTTTGAGCCAACTGGGTAAGAAGATAATGGTAGCGCTCAGAGAGCCTTCGCTTGGTCCCAGTTTTGGTCTTAAGGGCGGTGCCGCCGGGGGTGGATATGCGCAAGTAGTACCGATGGAAGATATCAACTTACACTTCACCGGCGACATTCATGCAGTTACCACCGCTCATAATCTGCTGTCGGCCATTATAGACAACCACTTACAACAGGGTAACGAACTGGGTATTGATCCTCGACGCATTACTTGGAAGCGAGTCATGGACATGAACGAGCGAGCGCTGAGAAAGGTGGTTGTCGGACTGGGCGGCCGGCCCCATGGGGTGCCTCGAGAAGACAGCTTCGACATATCAGTGGCGTCGGAAGTTATGGCTAGTTTGTGCCTGGCTGATAGCTTAACCGAGCTCAAAGAACGGCTGGCCCGCATCGTTATCGGCTATACCTATGACGCTAAACCGGTGACAGTAAGGGATCTTAACGCCCAAGGTGCCATGACCATCTTACTTAAAGATGCACTAAAGCCAAATCTGGTTCAGACTCTGGGACAAGTACCGGCGTTTGTGCACGGCGGCCCCTTTGCCAATATTGCTCACGGTTGCAATAGTATTCAGGCCACTCGTCTGGGGCTGAAACTGGCCGACTACATGGTAACAGAAGCCGGTTTCGGTGCTGATTTAGGGGCCGAGAAGTTCTTGGATATCAAATGTAGGGTAGCTGGCCTTAAGCCCAACGCAGTGGTAATCGTGGCCAGTATTCGCGCCTTAAAGGCCCATGGCGGTGTAGCTAAGACCGAGCTCAAGAAAGAGAATGTACCGGCTTTAGAAACGGGTTTTGCCAACTTAGAAAAACAAGTGGAAAACATCCGAGGCTTTGGTTTGCCAGCGGTGGTGGCTATCAACCGCTTCCCCACCGATACCAAAGCTGAGATCGAGAAGCTGAGCGAGCTTTGCCGTCGGTTTGGCGTTCCTTTTGCCTTGACAGATGTGTGGGCCCAAGGCGGTGCCGGCGGTATCGAACTGGCCCAGGAAGTGATGGCAGCAGCCGAGCGGCCGTCGAACTTTACCTTTATGTATGATCGGGCCCAATCACCGAAAGAGAAGATTGCTGCCATTGCCACCAAAGTTTACGGTGCGGCCAAAGTAGAGTACACAGCCGAAGCTGAGCGGGATCTG
The DNA window shown above is from Bacillota bacterium and carries:
- a CDS encoding amidophosphoribosyltransferase codes for the protein MPPLKVREKCGVFGIYAPGEDVGRLTYMGLFALQHRGQESAGIAITDGRTIVLEKDRGLVAEVFTPERQQRLHGKLAIGHVLYGNTDTQSNVENAEPLAVMSRRGSLALAHNGEITNADALRAELSRRGYLFRTDSDIEVIASLVAQAEDPDLTSALISTLRKLNGAYALVVLTPDRIMGIRDPHGIRPLSLGRFDGGYVLASETCAFDTVGAQFIRPVEPGELVTIGPDGISSQRFAPGEKAVCTFEYIYFARPDSLIEGIGVHGARRRAGRILASEHPAKADMVISVPDSGTSAALGYAEAAGIPLDAGLIKNRYVGRTFIKPSQKDREFAVQLKLSPLQEVLAGKSVVMVDDSIVRGTTCGRLVRMLKKAGVKNVHVRVASPPVISPCYYGIDTPYRQELVAAQLTIEAIRTNIGADSLGFLSTEGLKNAIGLPDDPYCMACFSGHYPAGRPDKEEEE
- a CDS encoding phosphoribosylglycinamide formyltransferase; this translates as MKSGLAVLASGRGTNLQAIIDAWEHGTLPVDIVGVLSNNPTAQALDRARSCGIPTAVLRLKDYPDRRSYGEALVKQLQDWQTDLVALAGFMLLLDPVVIEAFPHRILNIHPALLPSFKGINAQQQALDYGVRVTGCTVHLVDEDMDTGPIILQAAVPVLPNDTEETLAARILTEEHRLYPEAIRLLAAGRIKVCGRKVRILAKGEDNIDQN
- the guaA gene encoding glutamine-hydrolyzing GMP synthase; its protein translation is MVQRELVLIIDFGGNEAQLLAQRVRELKVYAELVPPTVTMASVQARKPKGIIFSGGPTSVLAPGAPTIDRDIFELGIPVLCIGYGHQLMAQVLGGTVFEQPVGEDRCQQLTVDRPEGVLTGWEREERGWFRSGARVVAPPPGFSVLAHTAALPVAVMADLERHLYGVGFQPQVAATAKGVLLLRAFLFDICRLSGQWNMGTFAEEAMAAIRTQVGTGQVICGLSGGVDSSVAATLVHRAVGDQLTSIFVDHGLMRQDEPEQVMSTFRQRGFKLIYVDARQRFLTRLAQVSDPEKKRKIIGEEFIRVFEQEAERLGQVDFLVQGTVYPDVIESGSGSAVRVKSHHNVGGLPEKMDLKLIEPLRFLFKDEVRRLGEELGLPAEMVWRHPFPGPGLAVRVLGEVTAEKLAILRAADAIVIEEIKAAGLYRKLWQVFAVLPDIKSVGVTHGARTYAYTVGIRAVESTDAMTAQWAELPYEVLDKIAQRLTSEVPHVNRVVYDITSKPPATIEWE
- the purE gene encoding 5-(carboxyamino)imidazole ribonucleotide mutase, yielding MDKEPQVGIVLGSASDGALGQEITKVLTSFEVSFELVVASAHRTPQKASLYAKEAAGRGIKVLIAVAGLAAHLPGVLAADTVLPVIGVPAAGGTLGGLDALLSIAQMPGGIPVASVGINNGKNAALLAVAILALSSQSLAQRLQAYRQELAAQVEVGEQEVLREL
- a CDS encoding phosphoribosylformylglycinamidine cyclo-ligase — protein: MPTESWSYAKAGVDINAGNEAVRRIKPLVQGTMRPEVLSGIGGFAGLFALAEGKYRRPVLVSGCDGVGTKLKVAFAVDKHDTVGIDCVAMCVNDILVLGAEPLFFLDYLAVGRLMPEQVEQVVRGVAEGCRQAGCALLGGETAEMPGFYPAGEYDLAGFAVGVVEKDSIIDGRTVVPGDVILGLGSNGLHSNGFSLVRKVLLEESQLNLACSADDFRHSLGEELLEPTRIYVPSILGLLPQVSVKGMAHITGGGLVENVVRVLPAGTKAVIKAGSWPVPPIFNLIREQGQVAEAEMARTFNLGVGFVVIVAAADAARATEILAGTGEKVYTVGRVTAGDPAVEIGGSIFS
- the purH gene encoding bifunctional phosphoribosylaminoimidazolecarboxamide formyltransferase/IMP cyclohydrolase produces the protein MKINRALLSVSDKSGLIELAQGLVQAGVEIISSGGTAKALAEARLPVRRVEEITGFPEILDGRVKTLHPAIHAGILARRDVPEHMAKLQELGLAPIDLVVVNLYPFAATISRPDVTLAEAVENIDIGGPTLIRAAAKNHQGVAVVVNPDRYGDILAELKAEGGISAETAYGLAAEAFAHTAQYDTVIAGYLGKQEQAFPDNLHLAYIKALDLRYGENPHQKAALYVEPGKSCGIPGAKKLHGKDLSFNNINDANGAWELVQQFTAPCAVGVKHSNPCGVGVAADLLTAWQKAYDGDPVSIFGGIVAFNQTVTAEVVAELNKIFLEVVIAPDYAPEALDLLKTKKNRIVLQAVPGGQGRERDLKKVRGGLLAQELDQQDYAPDDLKVVTKRTPTAKEMKDLKFAWKVVKYVKSNAIVLAKDEQIIGVGAGQMNRVGAVDISARQAGPKAQGAVMASDAFFPMPDSVARAAEAGVTAIIQPGGSVRDEDSIRAADEAGIAMVFTGMRHFRH
- the purL gene encoding phosphoribosylformylglycinamidine synthase subunit PurL, producing MVDYKSMGLSDEEYSKIVKLMGREPNETETGIFAVMWSEHCGYKNSRPLLKLFPTEGKYVLQGPGENAGVVDIGDGQAAVFKIESHNHPSAVEPYEGAATGVGGIVRDVFAMGARPIASINSLRFGELNDNHTRWIFDGVVDGIAGYGNTLGVPTVAGEVYFSPSYQGNPLVNAMVVGLLTGDPAKGLAAGVGNKVLLAGGKTGRDGVHGATFASGELDEKLEERREAIPAGNPELEKRLIEACLEALAAGHVVGMQDLGAAGLTSSSAEMASRAGTGMEMDLSLVPVKEEGLTPYEMMLSESQERMLLVVEQGYEEEVRQIFTRWDIESVYIGQVTDDGLLRVYHDGEIAAEVPTKYLTEEVPTYVRQGQMPGYLKEEQSFDWSTLPEPADYNEALLKLMSSGNICSRKYIWEKFDIEAQGNTVVGPGSDAAVLQVEGTNKGLAITVDGNGRYTYLDPYTGGMIAVAEAARNLAVTGAEPLGLTDGLNFGNPEKPEVYWQLQKAIEGMAAACRALEIPVVGGNVSLYNEIEGQAIFPTPIVGMVGLLPDVSKHARQGFRAAGDLIVLLGSTEDELGGSEYLYALHNLETGRPPHLDLDRELRIQSLCRQAIARGLLASAHDVSDGGLVVAIAESCLTGKNGPLGATVKVDLGSLRRDSAYFGETQSRVVVSVAPDKLTALENLTADFGVPYTVLGKTGGDHFTVDDVISLPLTKLQQAWEGTF